A genome region from Geobacter pickeringii includes the following:
- a CDS encoding Tim44 domain-containing protein, giving the protein MKLPLPARLAVTACILAILAASCQESFARAGGGRSIGSRGTRTYRAPASPTSPSSPTYSQPSPAPAAPQPLPGQQPFPQRQGGFFRSLAGGLVGGLLGGMLFRSLGFGGGWGAGGGFGLFDILLIGGILYLIYRFVAARRQSAAGSDWQNTNRNAQQEPFRSEASSAFTSREGGSVDETSFGIAHIRQMDPSFSDAQFLETAQDIFFRIQGAWTRRDLTPAADLLTPEMQVIFRQDIDAMKQRGEFNRLENIAVREARITEVWQEEGRDYLTVHLLANLLDYTTDESGKVISGSDVAPVKFEEYWTFTRPVGPNPWKLSAIQQS; this is encoded by the coding sequence ATGAAACTTCCCCTTCCCGCCCGCCTTGCCGTCACGGCATGCATTCTCGCCATTCTGGCAGCTTCCTGCCAGGAATCCTTCGCCCGCGCCGGCGGCGGCAGATCCATCGGCAGCCGCGGGACACGCACCTACCGCGCACCGGCCTCACCGACGTCACCGTCGTCGCCCACTTACTCCCAGCCATCACCGGCGCCGGCTGCCCCCCAGCCGCTCCCCGGCCAGCAGCCGTTTCCCCAGCGTCAGGGGGGCTTTTTCCGCAGCCTTGCAGGAGGGCTCGTTGGTGGACTCCTCGGCGGGATGCTGTTTCGCAGCCTCGGCTTCGGCGGCGGCTGGGGCGCCGGCGGCGGCTTCGGGCTCTTCGACATCTTGCTGATCGGCGGCATCCTCTATCTCATCTACCGGTTCGTGGCCGCCCGCCGGCAGTCGGCCGCCGGCTCCGACTGGCAAAACACCAACCGAAACGCACAGCAGGAGCCGTTCCGCTCCGAAGCCTCCTCGGCTTTCACCAGCCGCGAGGGGGGAAGTGTCGATGAGACAAGCTTCGGCATCGCCCATATCCGCCAGATGGACCCATCCTTCAGCGACGCGCAGTTCCTGGAAACGGCCCAGGACATCTTCTTCCGGATCCAGGGGGCGTGGACCCGCCGGGACCTGACGCCCGCCGCCGACCTCCTCACGCCCGAAATGCAGGTCATCTTCCGCCAGGACATCGACGCCATGAAGCAGCGGGGAGAATTCAACCGGCTCGAAAACATTGCGGTACGCGAGGCGCGAATCACCGAGGTGTGGCAGGAGGAAGGGAGGGACTATCTTACGGTCCATCTCCTGGCAAACCTCCTCGACTACACCACGGACGAGTCGGGAAAAGTCATTTCCGGAAGCGATGTTGCACCGGTAAAGTTCGAGGAGTACTGGACCTTCACCCGTCCCGTGGGACCCAACCCGTGGAAACTCTCCGCCATTCAGCAAAGTTGA
- the ettA gene encoding energy-dependent translational throttle protein EttA has product MSTDGNKIIYTMMRVSKYYDKKPVIKDISLSYFYGAKIGVLGLNGAGKSTLLRIMAGVDKDFNGQAVLSPGYTVGYLEQEPKLDETKTVREVVEEGVQETVNLLNEFNEITAAFADPDADMDKLLERQAAVQEKLDHLDAWDLDSRLEMAMDALRCPPGETSVTVLSGGEKRRVALCRLLLQKPDILLLDEPTNHLDAETVAWLEHHLQGYPGTIIAVTHDRYFLDNVAGWILELDRGEGIPWKGNYSSWLEQKQNRLAQEEKSESDRQKTLQRELEWIRMSPKGRHAKSKARISSYEQLLSLESEKRARELEIYIPPGPRLGDIVIDADAVAKAYGDRLLVEGMSFRLPAGGIVGIIGPNGAGKTTLFRMITGQEQPDSGTIRVGETVKLAYVDQSRDALDPNKTIWEEVSGGQETLQLGKVNVNSRAYVARFNFSGSDQQKKVGMLSGGERNRVHIAKMLKEGGNVILLDEPTNDLDVNTMRALEEALENFAGCAVVISHDRWFLDRIATHILAFEGDSQVVWFDGNYSEYEEDRKKRFGTAADIPHRIKYRQLTRA; this is encoded by the coding sequence ATGAGCACTGACGGCAACAAGATCATCTACACGATGATGCGGGTGAGCAAGTATTACGATAAGAAGCCGGTCATCAAGGATATTTCCCTTTCATATTTCTATGGGGCGAAGATCGGCGTTCTCGGCCTGAACGGCGCCGGCAAATCGACGCTTTTGCGGATCATGGCCGGTGTTGATAAGGATTTCAACGGCCAGGCAGTCCTCTCGCCGGGGTACACGGTCGGATACCTGGAGCAGGAGCCGAAACTCGATGAAACGAAGACCGTTCGCGAAGTGGTGGAAGAGGGGGTGCAGGAAACCGTCAACCTCCTGAACGAGTTCAACGAGATCACGGCCGCCTTCGCCGATCCCGACGCCGACATGGACAAGCTGCTGGAGCGGCAGGCGGCGGTGCAGGAGAAGCTCGACCACCTGGATGCCTGGGACCTCGACTCCCGCCTGGAAATGGCCATGGATGCCCTGCGCTGCCCCCCCGGCGAGACTTCCGTTACGGTCCTCTCCGGCGGTGAGAAGCGGCGGGTGGCTCTCTGCCGGCTGCTTCTCCAGAAGCCGGACATCCTCCTCCTCGACGAGCCGACCAACCATCTGGACGCCGAAACCGTCGCCTGGCTCGAGCATCACCTGCAGGGCTACCCCGGCACGATCATCGCCGTTACCCACGACCGCTACTTCCTCGACAACGTGGCCGGCTGGATCCTGGAGCTCGACCGGGGCGAGGGGATCCCGTGGAAGGGGAACTACTCATCCTGGCTCGAGCAGAAGCAGAACCGCCTTGCCCAGGAGGAGAAGTCCGAGAGCGATCGTCAGAAGACCCTGCAGCGCGAACTGGAGTGGATCAGGATGAGCCCAAAGGGGCGCCACGCCAAGAGCAAGGCGCGCATCAGCTCCTACGAGCAGCTCCTCTCCCTGGAGAGTGAGAAGCGGGCCAGGGAACTGGAAATCTACATCCCCCCCGGACCGCGTCTCGGTGATATCGTCATCGATGCGGATGCCGTTGCCAAGGCCTACGGCGACCGTCTTCTGGTGGAGGGGATGAGCTTCCGGCTGCCCGCCGGCGGCATCGTCGGCATCATTGGCCCCAACGGCGCCGGCAAGACGACGCTCTTCCGGATGATCACCGGTCAGGAACAGCCCGATTCGGGAACGATCCGCGTCGGCGAGACCGTGAAGCTCGCCTACGTCGACCAGAGCCGCGATGCCCTCGATCCGAACAAGACAATCTGGGAGGAGGTCTCCGGCGGCCAGGAAACGCTCCAGCTCGGCAAGGTGAACGTCAATTCACGCGCCTACGTGGCCCGGTTCAACTTCTCCGGCAGCGATCAGCAGAAGAAGGTCGGGATGCTGTCGGGAGGGGAACGGAACCGGGTCCACATCGCCAAGATGCTGAAGGAGGGGGGGAACGTCATTCTCCTCGACGAGCCGACCAACGACCTGGACGTGAACACCATGCGGGCGCTGGAGGAGGCGCTGGAGAATTTTGCCGGATGCGCCGTGGTCATCTCCCACGACCGCTGGTTCCTCGACCGCATCGCCACCCATATTCTCGCCTTCGAGGGGGACAGCCAGGTGGTCTGGTTCGACGGCAACTACTCGGAGTATGAAGAAGACCGCAAGAAGCGTTTCGGCACCGCCGCCGACATTCCGCACCGGATCAAGTACCGGCAGTTGACCAGAGCGTAA
- a CDS encoding GSU3473 family protein, protein MVVLVRLIDDTVTVALEANLGRLIKDGLIKSFLSSGDWIETVNRQCDRKQRTTPLSDPRHTAYVSCF, encoded by the coding sequence ATGGTTGTACTCGTACGCTTGATCGACGACACCGTTACCGTTGCCCTGGAGGCGAATCTGGGCCGGCTCATTAAGGACGGCCTGATCAAATCGTTTCTGAGCTCCGGTGACTGGATCGAGACGGTGAATCGTCAGTGTGATCGCAAACAGCGCACGACCCCGCTTTCCGACCCCCGCCACACGGCATACGTTTCCTGCTTCTGA
- a CDS encoding cytochrome c3 family protein: protein MRPTPSALLLPLMAGIAAVLTLAIPLPSFAQAVTACLQCHGAQTGRGEAPVPKWQGSVHADNGISCHDCHGGDPKDIVNAMNPARGFLGVPREKAIPAFCGRCHVGIMREYLRSAHGKALGAGGPTCVTCHDSHAVKRATIDLINEASCGRCHPYARAVEIKEAMRQTEGIIGGIEKDLTRLRNEGIDVEASEKSLFSLRNTYRRLFHVVDTARVKRESGTIQQELGKIRLSLTQIDERQRIRKIAGAFVVGSLLLSALLLHLLRRTYDDASPPGD, encoded by the coding sequence ATGAGACCGACACCTTCCGCGCTGCTTCTGCCCCTCATGGCCGGGATTGCGGCGGTCCTGACACTCGCGATCCCCCTCCCCTCCTTCGCCCAGGCGGTAACGGCCTGCCTCCAGTGTCACGGAGCGCAAACCGGCCGGGGTGAAGCCCCCGTACCGAAGTGGCAGGGGAGCGTACACGCCGACAACGGAATTTCCTGCCACGATTGTCACGGCGGAGACCCCAAAGACATCGTCAACGCCATGAATCCAGCCCGGGGCTTTCTCGGCGTTCCCAGGGAGAAGGCCATTCCGGCATTTTGCGGCCGGTGCCACGTCGGCATCATGCGCGAGTACCTTCGGAGCGCCCACGGCAAAGCGCTCGGCGCGGGGGGGCCGACCTGCGTCACCTGCCACGACTCCCACGCCGTCAAACGGGCAACGATCGATCTCATTAACGAGGCATCCTGCGGCCGCTGTCACCCCTACGCCCGCGCTGTGGAGATCAAGGAGGCGATGCGCCAGACCGAAGGGATCATTGGCGGTATAGAGAAGGATTTGACACGACTGCGGAACGAGGGGATCGATGTCGAGGCCAGCGAAAAGAGCCTCTTTTCTCTCCGAAACACGTATCGCCGGCTCTTTCATGTGGTCGACACAGCCAGGGTCAAACGGGAGTCGGGCACGATCCAGCAGGAACTCGGAAAGATCAGACTCTCCCTGACGCAGATCGACGAACGGCAGAGGATCCGGAAGATTGCCGGTGCGTTCGTGGTCGGCTCGCTTCTGCTCTCAGCACTGCTTCTTCACCTCCTCAGAAGAACCTATGACGATGCGTCGCCACCGGGTGACTAA
- a CDS encoding cytochrome b: MTIIRAIRRWLEVRLGIDELVEKQLTGYLLPRNINAWYSLGSVLLVIFGIQVATGILLLVYYVPDAQKAFSSVSQIMNDVPFGWLIRMSHAVGSNMMVAVLLLHMLSTLFMGSYKSPRELNWLTGFILFNLVLAISLTGYLLPWSQLSFWATTVATNSAGAIPVIGTYLTEFLRGGKLVGPATLGRFFAVHVALLPVAIALLVGAHLFILERIGVSTPPFGLKETTNTWQGDRFRYEGHPGGIPFFPNYLLQDATTIMIYLAVFFAVVFFDPYLFFPPTAFVPADPYRTPAHIKPEWYFLANYQTLKVFPNELLGLMVQGAAMTFLALLPFIDRGRERHPLKRPAFLVCFIGGIILYLAMMIWGHYS, translated from the coding sequence ATGACGATCATCCGTGCGATCCGCCGCTGGCTCGAGGTACGGCTCGGTATTGACGAGCTTGTGGAGAAGCAGCTCACCGGCTATCTGCTCCCCCGCAACATAAACGCCTGGTACTCACTGGGAAGCGTGCTCCTCGTCATCTTCGGCATCCAGGTGGCAACCGGCATTCTGCTCCTCGTCTACTACGTTCCCGACGCCCAGAAGGCTTTCAGCAGCGTTTCGCAAATCATGAACGACGTCCCCTTCGGCTGGCTGATCCGGATGTCCCACGCCGTCGGCTCCAACATGATGGTGGCGGTTCTGCTGCTTCACATGCTCTCGACGCTCTTCATGGGGAGTTACAAGAGCCCGCGGGAACTCAACTGGCTCACCGGCTTCATCCTCTTCAACCTGGTCCTGGCAATCTCGCTCACCGGCTATCTCCTTCCCTGGAGCCAGCTTTCCTTCTGGGCCACCACCGTTGCCACCAACAGCGCCGGAGCCATCCCGGTCATCGGCACGTACCTCACCGAATTCCTCCGGGGGGGAAAACTCGTCGGACCGGCCACCCTCGGCCGCTTCTTCGCCGTTCATGTGGCGCTGCTTCCCGTCGCCATCGCCCTCCTCGTCGGAGCCCACCTTTTCATACTCGAACGGATCGGCGTATCCACTCCCCCCTTCGGCCTGAAGGAAACGACTAACACCTGGCAGGGAGACCGGTTCCGCTATGAAGGGCATCCCGGAGGGATTCCGTTTTTCCCCAACTATCTCCTTCAGGACGCAACCACCATCATGATCTATCTGGCGGTCTTCTTTGCCGTGGTCTTCTTCGACCCGTATCTCTTCTTCCCCCCCACGGCCTTCGTGCCGGCAGATCCGTACCGGACTCCCGCCCACATCAAGCCGGAGTGGTATTTTCTCGCCAATTACCAGACCCTCAAGGTCTTTCCGAACGAGTTGCTGGGGTTGATGGTGCAGGGGGCCGCCATGACGTTCCTTGCCCTGCTCCCGTTCATCGACCGGGGAAGAGAGCGGCATCCCCTGAAAAGACCGGCCTTTCTCGTCTGCTTCATCGGCGGGATCATCCTGTATCTCGCCATGATGATCTGGGGGCACTACTCATGA
- a CDS encoding QcrA and Rieske domain-containing protein, with amino-acid sequence MQTPTRRTFLGICLGGLAAAGAVAAAYPLLSYLAPPSTGSEGAKVSFPETDIPPDGAKFFDYRGSTGVVIRTRQGQLLALSAICTHLGCIVQWEKEKQDFLCPCHAGRYSPEGTVIAGPPPRPLAKLPFVVVNGVITVG; translated from the coding sequence ATGCAGACACCCACCAGGCGAACCTTTCTCGGCATCTGCCTCGGCGGCCTCGCTGCAGCGGGGGCGGTGGCCGCGGCATATCCGCTCCTGAGCTATCTCGCCCCGCCCTCCACCGGCAGTGAGGGTGCAAAGGTCTCGTTTCCCGAAACGGACATCCCCCCCGACGGCGCCAAGTTTTTCGACTATCGGGGGTCGACCGGTGTTGTAATCAGGACGAGACAGGGACAACTGCTGGCTCTTTCGGCCATCTGCACCCATCTCGGATGCATCGTGCAGTGGGAAAAGGAAAAACAGGACTTCCTCTGCCCCTGCCACGCCGGGCGATACTCACCCGAAGGGACCGTCATTGCCGGCCCTCCCCCTCGCCCCCTGGCAAAGCTTCCCTTCGTCGTCGTCAACGGCGTGATCACGGTCGGATAG
- a CDS encoding class 1 fructose-bisphosphatase yields the protein MPMSEPGKTKFQVDLRRHLRDQDISDNLVHLICEIAEASKYVINAVRTGDLGVAGTSNLYGEEQLALDVLSDRIIRKRLIHSGVVCNIASEEMDEIFQAQADADGLYSVAYDPLDGSSLVDVNLAVGTIVSIYEGCNLLQKGRNQVAAMYILYGPRVSLVYSVGKGVHEFTMNHLMEYTLSRENVTMKPEGDIYAPGGLRNKYPAGTEKFVRYLEDKGAKLRYSGGFVPDINQVLMKGKGIFMYPALNGSPNGKLRVLFELNAMAYLIENAGGAATDGKNPILDIEPHSLDQRAPVFIGCSNDVNKAMEFVNGN from the coding sequence ATGCCGATGTCTGAGCCGGGCAAAACGAAATTCCAGGTGGACCTGCGCCGCCATCTGCGCGATCAGGATATCAGTGACAACCTTGTCCATCTGATCTGCGAGATCGCCGAGGCGAGCAAGTACGTGATCAACGCGGTGCGGACCGGCGATCTCGGCGTGGCGGGTACCTCGAATCTCTACGGCGAGGAGCAGCTTGCCCTCGACGTGCTCTCGGACCGGATCATCAGGAAGCGGCTCATTCATTCGGGGGTCGTCTGCAACATCGCCTCCGAGGAGATGGACGAGATCTTCCAGGCCCAGGCCGATGCCGACGGCCTTTACTCGGTGGCCTACGACCCCCTCGACGGTTCGTCGCTCGTCGACGTTAATCTGGCGGTGGGAACCATCGTCTCGATCTACGAGGGGTGCAATCTGCTCCAGAAGGGACGCAACCAGGTCGCTGCGATGTACATCCTCTACGGACCGCGGGTCTCCCTGGTGTACTCCGTCGGGAAAGGGGTTCACGAGTTCACGATGAACCACCTCATGGAGTACACCCTCAGCCGCGAGAACGTCACCATGAAGCCCGAAGGCGACATCTACGCTCCGGGGGGGCTGCGTAACAAGTACCCTGCGGGAACCGAGAAGTTCGTCCGCTACCTCGAGGACAAGGGGGCAAAGCTCCGCTACTCCGGCGGGTTTGTCCCCGACATCAACCAGGTGCTCATGAAGGGGAAGGGGATCTTCATGTATCCGGCCCTCAACGGTTCGCCCAACGGCAAGCTGCGCGTTCTTTTCGAGCTGAACGCCATGGCGTATCTGATCGAGAATGCCGGCGGGGCGGCCACCGACGGCAAAAACCCGATTCTTGACATCGAACCCCATTCCCTGGACCAGCGGGCTCCGGTCTTCATCGGGTGCAGCAATGACGTCAACAAGGCGATGGAGTTCGTCAACGGGAACTGA
- a CDS encoding HD domain-containing phosphohydrolase has product MQTTILTVDDEEMIRELLVTALSREGYRCFQAGSSEEARTVLNAAKVDLVLLDIMMPGRSGVDVLKDIKALNSEIVVLMVTAISDMETAMRCIHLGADDYILKPFDIERVLLTIRNSLEKQRLLVENREYQANLERKVEEQTGQIRMAMEELNQTYDHTLTALVRALDAREKETGSHSERVMNYTILLAEMMGIAEPELGIMARGALLHDIGKIGISDNILLKPARLDDAEWIEMKRHPQLGYDILSGIRFLKGAAEMVYAHHERFDGTGYPNRLAGSSIPLGSRIFALVDTLDAMTSDRPYRKALPFEAVTDEIKRCTGSQFDPDIARIFRSISRAQWEDAGKYRFNGR; this is encoded by the coding sequence GTGCAGACGACGATCCTGACAGTCGATGACGAGGAGATGATCCGGGAACTCCTCGTCACCGCCCTATCCCGCGAGGGGTACCGATGCTTCCAGGCCGGCAGCTCCGAGGAGGCACGGACCGTGCTCAACGCCGCCAAAGTGGACCTCGTGCTGCTCGACATCATGATGCCGGGTCGTTCCGGCGTCGACGTTCTCAAGGACATCAAGGCACTGAACAGCGAGATCGTGGTGCTCATGGTCACCGCGATCAGCGACATGGAAACCGCCATGCGTTGTATCCACCTGGGGGCCGACGACTATATCCTCAAGCCCTTCGATATCGAACGGGTGCTTCTCACCATCCGCAATTCGCTGGAAAAACAGCGCCTGCTGGTGGAAAACCGGGAATATCAGGCAAACCTGGAACGAAAAGTCGAGGAACAGACCGGCCAGATCCGAATGGCCATGGAAGAGCTGAACCAGACCTACGATCACACCCTGACCGCCCTCGTCAGGGCCCTCGACGCGCGGGAAAAAGAGACCGGCTCCCATTCGGAGCGGGTGATGAACTACACCATTCTACTGGCGGAGATGATGGGGATCGCGGAGCCGGAACTCGGCATCATGGCCCGGGGGGCGCTGCTGCACGACATCGGCAAGATCGGCATTTCGGACAACATTCTCCTCAAACCGGCTCGACTGGATGACGCGGAATGGATCGAGATGAAACGCCATCCGCAACTCGGCTACGACATCCTCTCGGGGATCAGGTTCCTCAAAGGAGCGGCGGAAATGGTCTACGCCCACCACGAACGGTTCGACGGCACTGGCTATCCGAATCGCCTTGCCGGGAGCAGCATCCCGCTCGGCTCCCGGATTTTCGCCCTTGTCGACACCCTCGACGCCATGACGTCGGACCGCCCCTACCGCAAGGCACTTCCCTTCGAGGCGGTGACTGACGAGATCAAACGATGCACCGGGAGCCAGTTCGACCCGGACATCGCCCGGATCTTCCGGTCCATTTCCCGCGCCCAGTGGGAAGATGCCGGCAAATACCGTTTCAACGGCCGGTAG
- a CDS encoding response regulator encodes MMILPPLRALIIDDSPLDAELVMRELRKGFTLTVARIDSPESLADALATGEWDIAISDYVMPRFSGLDAIAMLREKQYDIPIMVCSGKVGEDAAVETMRAGANDYILKDNLARLLPAIRRELSEARMRREREADERRSRELSEAMAAASLRFLETGSICRMAQVLVDRCVTLTTSSFGFLYDLRPNGDARILAVSATSSLAAGNCRCFTELDGPIENETGHVVARNDCLLFAPVIDEQTILCNDFDAGTHRLCLQEHSRRRISSFLGTPLKVGGKVVGVIGLANKPGGFTERERRELETFAQTAALALHSARAELEHKQAMEQLRQAQKMEAVGQLAGGIAHDFNNLLTVINGYSTLLLHEMPSDDPYRPEVEHILQAGERAADLTHQLLAFSRRQILEPKVININHLVKNIEKMLKRLIRENVILNTRLADEIGMVKADPGQVEQIIMNLVVNARDAMENGGIVTIETGEAVFDDLFVAENRGALAGNYVMLAVHDNGIGMSEEIKRKIFEPFFTTKAQGRGTGLGLATVYGIVKQSGGYIQVLSESGKGSSFRVFLPREEAAADAAGARSRHEGPRGSETILVVEDEVGVLNLAARTLRSRGYNVLQAGSPESAVEIFRQNRDRIDLVLSDVVMPDKSGPKLAAEFREQSPGLKVMFMSGYTEESIVPQEIAHDRTAFILKPFSPDDLAGRVRELLGSRAG; translated from the coding sequence ATGATGATTCTCCCTCCCCTCCGCGCTCTCATCATTGACGACTCTCCGCTTGACGCAGAGCTGGTCATGCGGGAGCTGCGCAAAGGATTCACCCTCACCGTAGCCCGCATCGACTCACCCGAATCACTGGCCGACGCCCTGGCCACCGGCGAGTGGGATATTGCCATCTCGGATTACGTCATGCCCCGCTTCAGCGGCCTTGACGCCATCGCCATGCTGCGGGAAAAACAGTACGACATCCCGATCATGGTCTGTTCGGGGAAAGTGGGAGAGGACGCCGCCGTAGAGACTATGCGGGCGGGGGCCAACGACTATATCCTCAAGGACAACCTGGCCCGGCTTCTGCCGGCCATCAGACGGGAGCTTTCGGAGGCCAGGATGCGCCGGGAACGGGAGGCTGACGAACGCCGCAGCAGGGAACTTTCCGAGGCTATGGCCGCCGCCAGTCTCCGTTTTCTGGAGACCGGCAGCATCTGCCGAATGGCTCAGGTACTCGTCGATCGCTGCGTAACCCTTACCACGTCATCATTCGGCTTTCTGTATGACCTGCGCCCTAACGGTGATGCCCGGATTCTTGCCGTTTCCGCAACCTCCTCCCTGGCCGCCGGCAATTGCCGCTGCTTTACCGAGCTGGACGGTCCCATCGAAAACGAAACCGGCCATGTGGTCGCCCGTAACGACTGCCTGCTGTTCGCGCCGGTCATCGACGAGCAGACCATCCTCTGCAACGACTTTGACGCCGGCACCCATCGCCTCTGTCTCCAGGAGCACTCACGCCGCCGGATCAGCTCGTTCCTCGGCACCCCCCTGAAGGTTGGCGGTAAGGTGGTGGGAGTGATCGGTCTCGCCAACAAGCCGGGAGGGTTCACCGAGCGGGAGCGGAGAGAACTGGAAACCTTCGCCCAGACCGCGGCCCTGGCACTGCACAGTGCCCGGGCGGAACTGGAGCACAAACAGGCCATGGAGCAGCTGCGCCAGGCCCAGAAGATGGAAGCGGTCGGCCAGCTGGCCGGCGGCATCGCCCACGACTTCAACAACCTGCTCACGGTGATCAACGGCTACAGCACCCTGCTGCTCCATGAAATGCCCTCCGACGACCCGTACCGCCCCGAAGTGGAGCACATCCTCCAGGCGGGTGAGCGCGCCGCCGACCTGACCCACCAGCTGCTGGCCTTCAGCCGCCGCCAGATTCTCGAGCCGAAGGTTATCAACATCAACCACTTGGTCAAGAACATCGAAAAGATGCTGAAGCGGCTGATCCGGGAAAACGTGATCCTCAACACCCGCCTTGCCGATGAAATCGGCATGGTGAAGGCAGACCCGGGACAAGTTGAACAGATCATCATGAACCTGGTGGTAAACGCCCGCGACGCCATGGAAAACGGCGGCATCGTCACCATCGAGACCGGCGAGGCCGTGTTCGACGACCTTTTTGTGGCGGAAAACCGGGGTGCCCTGGCCGGCAATTACGTGATGCTCGCCGTCCACGACAACGGCATCGGCATGTCGGAGGAGATAAAGCGGAAGATTTTCGAGCCGTTCTTTACCACCAAGGCCCAGGGACGGGGGACGGGGCTGGGCCTGGCGACGGTGTACGGCATCGTGAAGCAGAGCGGCGGCTATATCCAGGTGCTGAGCGAATCCGGCAAGGGTTCGTCGTTCCGGGTATTCCTCCCCCGTGAAGAGGCGGCGGCCGATGCGGCGGGGGCGCGCTCCCGGCACGAGGGGCCGCGGGGCTCGGAAACGATTCTCGTGGTGGAAGACGAGGTCGGCGTGCTCAATCTGGCCGCCCGCACCCTGAGAAGCCGGGGTTACAACGTGCTCCAGGCCGGCTCGCCGGAGAGCGCCGTAGAGATCTTCCGCCAGAACCGCGACCGGATCGATCTGGTTCTCTCCGACGTGGTCATGCCGGACAAGAGCGGACCGAAACTGGCCGCTGAGTTCCGAGAGCAGTCACCCGGCCTCAAGGTCATGTTCATGTCCGGCTATACCGAAGAGAGCATCGTGCCCCAGGAGATCGCCCACGACCGCACGGCCTTCATCCTGAAGCCCTTCAGCCCCGATGATCTGGCGGGGAGAGTGCGCGAACTTCTCGGCAGCCGGGCCGGCTAA
- a CDS encoding GGDEF domain-containing response regulator: protein MLIIEDSEDDCFLLVRALKREFDVTYERVDTSAALRDALRAGKWDVILSDYFMPQFDAPAALAILQEEEQDLPFIIVSGKIGELEAVRAMKGGAHDYVMKGDQARLIPAIRRELREAAIREERRKADLDLREQLHFRQALIDSIPTPIFFKNPVGIFLGCNKAFEAFSGLDQSQIVGRTIFDIAPGSLAENFEESDRELFLRGGTQIYESSISFADRAIHDVIFYKATFQNVDNSLGGLVGTILDITERKQTEEKLRYMSTHDALTGLYNRAYFQEEMERLEQGRQFPVSIVIADVDRLKYVNDTLGHAAGDELIISAALVLKGAFRAEDVVARIGGDEFAVLLPSADTAAVDEALHRLSTRLGSRNGSDDQLTLSMSFGVATAVKGERLEETLKLADKRMYHDKSTKSCIPAEGSGISFPQP from the coding sequence GTGCTCATAATCGAAGACTCGGAAGACGACTGTTTTCTCCTCGTCCGGGCACTCAAGCGGGAATTCGACGTGACGTACGAGCGGGTCGACACCTCCGCCGCGCTGCGTGACGCCCTGCGGGCAGGCAAATGGGACGTCATCCTCTCCGACTACTTCATGCCCCAGTTCGACGCCCCGGCGGCCCTGGCAATTCTGCAGGAAGAGGAGCAGGACCTTCCCTTCATCATCGTCTCGGGGAAGATCGGCGAGCTCGAGGCCGTCCGGGCGATGAAGGGGGGAGCCCACGACTACGTCATGAAGGGGGACCAGGCCCGCCTGATTCCCGCGATCCGGCGCGAGCTGCGGGAAGCCGCCATCCGCGAGGAGCGCCGCAAGGCCGACCTCGACCTCCGCGAGCAGCTCCACTTCAGACAGGCACTCATCGACTCGATTCCCACCCCGATTTTCTTCAAAAACCCCGTCGGCATTTTCCTCGGCTGCAACAAGGCGTTCGAAGCATTCTCCGGCCTCGATCAAAGCCAGATCGTCGGCAGAACCATCTTCGACATCGCCCCGGGCTCCCTTGCCGAGAACTTCGAGGAGTCGGACCGCGAACTTTTTCTGCGCGGCGGCACCCAAATCTACGAAAGCTCCATATCGTTCGCCGACCGCGCCATCCACGACGTGATCTTCTACAAGGCCACGTTCCAGAACGTCGACAACTCCCTCGGCGGCCTTGTCGGCACCATTCTCGACATCACCGAGCGGAAGCAGACCGAGGAAAAGCTCCGCTACATGAGCACCCACGACGCCCTGACCGGCCTTTACAACCGCGCCTACTTCCAGGAAGAGATGGAACGGCTCGAGCAGGGGCGCCAGTTCCCCGTCAGCATCGTCATCGCCGATGTCGACCGCCTCAAGTATGTCAACGACACCCTGGGGCATGCCGCCGGTGACGAGCTGATCATCAGCGCGGCACTTGTCCTCAAGGGGGCTTTCCGCGCCGAAGACGTGGTTGCCCGCATCGGCGGAGACGAATTCGCGGTACTCCTCCCCAGTGCCGACACGGCGGCGGTGGACGAAGCGCTCCACCGGTTGTCCACCAGACTCGGCTCGCGCAACGGGTCCGACGACCAGTTGACGCTGAGCATGTCATTCGGCGTGGCAACCGCCGTCAAGGGGGAACGCCTCGAAGAGACTCTCAAGCTGGCAGACAAGCGGATGTACCATGACAAATCGACCAAGAGTTGCATCCCTGCCGAGGGGAGCGGAATATCCTTTCCTCAACCATGA